A stretch of DNA from Rheinheimera sp. MMS21-TC3:
AACTGTAACCAAGTAATTAGTAACTTACAGCAGTTAATCCAAGGTATTATTTCTCGTTCTACCCAGCTAGCTGCAGCTTCAGAACAAACATCGACCATTACCGTACAAACAACCCATGCCATTCGGGAGCAGAAGTCACAAGTTACCCAAGCAGCTACTGCAACCACTGAAATGAATAGTACGGCCCATGGCGTTTTACAAAGTGCTAATGACACTGTGGTAGTTATCCAAAATGCCAATACTGAGACAGAGCGCGTAAAAGGTATATCATTAGAGAATAAGAATATTATTCTAGAACTGTCAAATGAAGTTGAACAAGCATCTGAAGTGATTAATAAACTACATAAAGATAGCACCTCTATCGGTAGCATTTTAGATGTTATTCGCGGCATTGCAGAGCAAACGAACTTATTAGCTTTAAACGCTGCAATCGAAGCGGCTAGAGCCGGTGAGCAAGGCCGCGGATTTGCTGTCGTAGCAGATGAGGTGCGCTCTTTAGCCAGTAAAACACAGCAATCAACTCAAGAAATTCAAGCAATGATCCAAGTGCTACAAAGTGGTGCTCATGCCGCTGTTGAAGCGATGAATAAAGGTAAAAAGCAAGCTGAAAACTGTGTAGCAAAAACAGAGTTAGCTACCACAGCTTTGGATTCTATTTCCATAGCAGTTCATTCTGCTCGTGAAAGTAGTGAGCAAATATCTGATGCAGCTAAAGAGCAAAATCAGGTATCACTAGAAATAAGTAAGTTATTAGAGTCCATAGTTTCTATTGCAGAAGAAACAGCTTCTGGCGCTGAACAAACATCAGAGTCTAGCCATGAAGTTGCTCGCTTAGCCGAAGAGTTACGAGTATCAGTCGAACAATTCAAAGTTTAATTATATAGCCTTTACTTAGAACAAAAAAATCCGCTTTTAGCGGATTTTTTTGTTCTAAAATAGCTTTTACTCAGCTCTTTGTTTTAATACTTCAAATAATGGCGAGCCAGAATAGCCATTTGCTTCTGCCCAAGCAATATCACCCGAATCTGCAACATCTGAGGCTGGTAATTGTTTCACCATAAACTCACCTACATCATCAGCTTTGTTAATAAAAGCAAAACGGATCAGGCTATTACCATTACAATAAACACCTGAGTAAACACTACGCAGCCTTAAGCGACGATCACTTAACACCTTACGTAATCTATTTTTATCATTTGCAGCAACATAATCACACATTGACGCTACTAATTGCTCATTAGCTAAGGCTACAGGCGAAGTGAAAGCCACAAACCCTACTAGTGTACTGCAAAATAAAGCGGGTAATATTTTCATGCACTACTCCTTACTTAATATATATAAACTATATTAGCAATAAGTGAATATGGGCGCAAATAAGTCCCCATTTACCTTAATAATTATTGGCGTTCCAAAGTAATAAAGCGACATGAAAATGGATTAGCTGCATCAGCATTATGCTGATGCTCTGCAACTAACGACCAATTTCCAGCAGCCAAATAATCTGGAAAGTAAGCATCACCATCAACGGTTAAATCAATTTCAGTTAAATATAACCGTTCAGCAAGCGGTAAACATTGTTGATAAATTTGTCCACCACCAATAACCATCACCTCATCAGCAGCTGCTGTCAAAGTAAAAGCTTGTTCTAACGAGCCCACCCATTCAGCACCTTTAGTTTCAGCTGGAGCTTGCCTACTAATAACAATATTGCGACGGTTTGGTAACAGCCTGCCGATAGACTCAAATGTTTTGCGGCCCATTATAACGGGCTTTCCCATAGTCACTTTTTTAAAGTGTTGTAAATCAATAGGTAAATGCCAGGGCATTTCGTTATTTAGACCAATAACACGATTATTGGCCATCGCCGCTACCATAGATATCTTCATCAGCTAATCCTTAACGCTGATAAATAACTTCAACATCGTAATCATCTTCATCAAAATCATCGTCATCATCTTCATCATTAGCTTGATTAAAATGAGCTTGTTGCTCTGAATCTTCATCATCCCATTTAAAGCTTTCAGGATCTGCCATTTTATCTGCTTGTTCTTCCACTGGCATTTCTTCAATATAATTATAAATATCCGATACTAAGCGCAGTGTATTAGTCCGACTAGCTGCAGCTATTTTACAAATAGGCCCTTGCCAATCTAAAGCAGTAACGACCTTCTCTACAATTTCATCTAACTCTTCATCGAGCACTAAATCTAACTTATTAAAAACTAACCAGCGAGGCTTTTTTGCTAGCTTAGTACTGTACTTTTCAAGTTCTTTGATTATTGTAATAGCATTTTCTGCTGGATCTGAACCATCCGCAGGCAGCACATCAATAATATGCAGCAATAAACGGCATCGCTCTAAATGCTTTAAAAATTGAATACCTAAGCCTGCGCCATCTGCAGCACCTTCAATTAACCCCGGAATGTCAGCAACAACAAAAGAACGATGAGACTCAACTCTAACAACACCTAAGTTAGGCACTAAAGTAGTAAAAGGATAGTCAGCCACTTTTGGCTTAGCAGCTGATATAGCGCGAATTAATGTAGACTTACCAGCATTCGGTAAGCCGAGCAAACCTACGTCTGCTAGCAATAGCAACTCTAAACGTAAATTACGGATTTCACCTGGGGTACCATTAGTTTTTTTACGTGGTGCACGATTAGTACTGCTAGCAAAACGAGTATTACCTAAACCATGCCAACCACCTTTAGCCACGCGAAGTTTTTGGCCGTGCTTAGTTAAATCACCTATAATCTCATCAGTATCAACATCGACCGCACGAGTCCCTACGGGCACTTTTAAGGTTAAATCAGCACCCCGCTTACCAGTACAATTGGTACTTCCGCCTTTTTCACCGCTTTCTGCGCGATGAAACTTTTCAAATTGATAATCGACTAAAGTATTTAGATTTTCATCTGCTTGGATGTAAACATCACCACCATCGCCGCCGTCGCCACCATTGGGGCCACCCTTTGAAATAAACTTTTCACGTAAAAAACTGATAATACCGTTACCGCCATTACCGGCTTCGACACGGATTATAGCTTCATCTACAAATTTCATGGGAGTTTCCTGCTTAACGAGGTTAATGAGTTGCTAACTACTAGCTGAACTATAAGTATAACTTAGCTTAGGCTAAAAATAAAAAATACCTAGAGCAACCTGTTTATTTAATAAAAAACCCCGCACAAGGCGGGGTTTTTTCACAGCGATAAGCTTATTCGCTTACAATGCTGACGAATCTACGATTGTGCTCGCCTTTCACTTCAAACTTCACTTTACCTTCAGTTAAAGCGAACAAAGTGTGATCTTTACCAATACCAACATTAGAACCAGCGTGGAACTTAGTTCCGCGTTGACGCACAATGATGCTACCAGCTAAAACCGACTCACCACCAAAACGCTTAACACCTAAGCGTTTAGCTTCTGAATCGCGACCGTTACGAGTGCTACCTACACCTTTCTTACTTGCCATGTGTCGATACTCCTGTTACGCGCTGATGCTGGTGATTTTCACTTCAGTGAACCACTGACGATGGCCCATCTGATTACGTGAATGCTTACGACGGCGGAATTTAACGATTTTAATTTTATCGCCACGGCCATGATTGACCACTTCCGCTACCACTTTACTACCTTCTAATAAAGGTGCACCGATGTTGATTTCTTCGCCATTGGCGATCATCAAAGGTGTAAATTCGATTGTTGCGCCGGTTTCTAAGTCTAGTTTTTCTAGACGTAGAGTTTGACCTTCCGTCACACGGTGCTGTTTACCGCCACTTTGGAAAACCGCGTACATAGTTAACTCCGTACAAAGCACGCCATAGCCATATTAAAGGGGGCGTGTTAATTCAATTCACAGGGCGCGAATTGTACGCAATTTCCCCTAGCCCCGCAAGTAGAAATAAAAAAAAGATCACTTAGTTACTAAAAGGATCGACATTTACTTGGGGACTGGGGGCTCTATAGTGTAGAATTGGCACCATTCTTGGGTTTAAGCAGTTGTTTTTTATGTCACTTCAACAGATCCAGCAACTTACTGCCACTGATATGGCAGCAGTGAATCGGCATATCTTTTCACAATTAAATTCCGACGTTGCGTTAATTAATCAATTAGGCATTTATATTGTTAATAGTGGTGGCAAAAGATTGCGGCCACTTTTAGCAGTATTAGCCGCGCGAGCATTAGGCTACCAAGGAGAGAAACATCTCTCTATTGCGGCTATTATTGAATTTATTCATACCTCAACACTGTTACATGATGATGTTGTTGATGAATCGACTTTGCGCCGGGGCAAGCAAACCGCTAATGCCTTGTTTGGTAATCAAGCCAGTGTTTTGGTCGGTGACTTTTTATATAGTCGCTCATTCCAGATGATGGTAGAAATTAATAATATGCGTGTCATGCATATATTAGCTGATGCCACTAACATTATTGCTGAAGGCGAAGTGTTACAGTTAATGAATATTAACGATCCAGACACGACCGAGCAAAGCTATATGCAGGTTATATACTGTAAAACAGCCAAACTATTTGAAGCTGCAACCCAATTGGCTGCGGTTATAGCCGAGCAACCTGAGCATATTGAACTTAGCATGCAACGTTACGGCATGCACTTAGGCACCGCATTTCAGCTTATTGATGATGTTTTAGATTACCAAGCGGACGCTGCTGAACTAGGTAAAAACCTTGGCGATGACTTAGCTGAAGGCAAGCCAACTTTACCTTTAATCTATGCTTTACAACACGGCACAGCTGAGCAGCAAAGCTTAATTAAAGCGGCTATCACTGAAGGTAACGGTTTAACCCACTTTACTGAAATAATGACAGCCTTAAACGAAACTAAAGCCTTTGAATACACCAGAAAAGTAGCAGAGCAAGAAGCACTAAAAGCGCAACAAGCCCTTGCTGATATTCCTGACTCTGAATATAAAACAGCTTTACTGGCTTTAGCTGATATAGCGGTATCACGTAACCATTAGGCTTGAATGTAATCTCCATAAAAAAGGCGCTTAAGCGCCTTTTTTATTACAAGCTAAATCTCACTAGATTAGTTGTTTTTTACAAAGTCTTCGCCAAGCGTAATATCACCTTGTAATGTAGGTAACATATCGTTCATCGCTTTTTGTTCAAAGGCACTTAACTCACCGATAGGTAATAGTTTTTCTACACCATTTTTACCTAACACTAATGGCTGAGCAAAGAAACGAGCATGCTCACCTTCACCTTCAACATAAGCGTATTCTGTAACTTCTTCGCCTTGTAAGCCTTTCATTAATGATAAGCAAAAACGCGCAGCTGCTTGGCCCATAGATAAAGTAGCTGAGCCACCACCGGCTTTAGCTTCAACAACTTCAGTACCAGCATTTTGAATACGGTGAGTTAATGAACTCACTTCTTCATCAGTGAAGCTTACACCTGCAACTTGAGATAAAAGAGGCAGAATAGTAGTGCCACTATGGCCACCAATTACTGGCACCTGTACTTCAGTTGGATTTTTACCTTTTAATTGGCCAATAAAGGTTTCGGCACGAATAACGTCAAGCGTTGTTACGCCAAATAAACGACGTGGATCGTAAGTACCTGCTTTTTTAAATACATCAGCAGCAATAGCAACAGTTGTATTTACTGGGTTAGTAATAATACCGACTAATGCTTTTGGACACTGTTCTACAATGGCTTCAGCTAAGGTTTTAACAACACCCGCATTGATATTAAATAAATCTGAACGGTCCATACCTGGCTTACGAGGCATACCAGCAGGGATCATTACAATATCGGCATCTTTTAATGCAGGATTTAAATCTTCTTTACCATAGCCTGTTACAGTTACAGCTGTTGGGATGTGGCTTAAATCTACCGCCACACCAGGTGTAACTGGAGCCAGATCATACAATGCCAAATCTGTACCGGCTGGTAAGTCTAATTTTAATAGCAAAGATAATGCCTGACCTATACCGCCGGCGGCACCTAATACGGCAACTTTCATGATTCTCTCCAAGTAAGGGTTCTATGAAAACGCGTCAACAATACTGAAACCGCGCAAAAATTACAATTGACATCAGCCTAAAGTCTAAGCATTTTACCTAAATTTAGTGTACTTTAGCCAACAAAGTTTTTTATTACGCCAATTTAATTAATTTGCTGATACTGATTAGGAGCATTTTACTTTATGACCAAGCAAGCCCAACAGGAAGCTTTAATTCGAGCATTTAAAGCTATACTTAAAACTGAAGGTTATGGCTCACAAAGCGAGATTGTTGAAGCCTTAAAAAATGATGGCTTCGATAATATTAGTCAATCTAAAATTTCCCGTATGCTTAGCAAGTATGGTGCAGTACGTATTCGCAATGCCAAACAAGAAATGGTTTATACCTTGCCTGCAGAATTAAGTGTTCCTACAACTCAAAGCCCTCTAAGGCAGTTAGTGTTAGAGATTGAACATAATGATGTGATGATTATTGTTCGCACTAGCCCAGGTGCTGCACAGTTAATAGCTCGTTTACTTGACTCTATTGGCAAGGCTGAAGGCGTATTAGGGACTATTGCCGGTGATGATACTATTTTTATTGCACCACAAAGCGTGAAAAACATTAATTTCACCTTAAAAAACATCACCGAATTATTTGAGAAAGTTTAAGTATGTCCTATCCCTAGCTCTAAAAAGCTTATTGAAGGCGCGTAAAATGCTGCGCTACAAGCAAACTGACAATAATTAATTAATTGATCCGGAGCTTCTACTTCAGAAGTTACAGCTAATCGACGTAAGACATGCTGCTCTAACACTTCTGCAGTAGCTGCAAAGCTGACCTCCATATTGCCTTGTTGCTTTAACTGGGCAAAAGGCATATTTTGCTTTAACAACATTTTAGTCGCATCCTTTGCTGATTGTTGAGCCAATGCCCAATGACTATCAGCGGCTAATAAGTCAGTATCTAGTGCTTTGCCACTCACCTTGTCCATACCCATTATAGCTTCTTGTTCTACTATCGTTAATTGTTGCCAGGCTTTTAAATCATAAATAACTTGCTGCACAAACACATAACTTCCAGCTGCT
This window harbors:
- a CDS encoding DUF3718 domain-containing protein; the protein is MKILPALFCSTLVGFVAFTSPVALANEQLVASMCDYVAANDKNRLRKVLSDRRLRLRSVYSGVYCNGNSLIRFAFINKADDVGEFMVKQLPASDVADSGDIAWAEANGYSGSPLFEVLKQRAE
- the folA gene encoding type 3 dihydrofolate reductase is translated as MKISMVAAMANNRVIGLNNEMPWHLPIDLQHFKKVTMGKPVIMGRKTFESIGRLLPNRRNIVISRQAPAETKGAEWVGSLEQAFTLTAAADEVMVIGGGQIYQQCLPLAERLYLTEIDLTVDGDAYFPDYLAAGNWSLVAEHQHNADAANPFSCRFITLERQ
- the cgtA gene encoding Obg family GTPase CgtA, with amino-acid sequence MKFVDEAIIRVEAGNGGNGIISFLREKFISKGGPNGGDGGDGGDVYIQADENLNTLVDYQFEKFHRAESGEKGGSTNCTGKRGADLTLKVPVGTRAVDVDTDEIIGDLTKHGQKLRVAKGGWHGLGNTRFASSTNRAPRKKTNGTPGEIRNLRLELLLLADVGLLGLPNAGKSTLIRAISAAKPKVADYPFTTLVPNLGVVRVESHRSFVVADIPGLIEGAADGAGLGIQFLKHLERCRLLLHIIDVLPADGSDPAENAITIIKELEKYSTKLAKKPRWLVFNKLDLVLDEELDEIVEKVVTALDWQGPICKIAAASRTNTLRLVSDIYNYIEEMPVEEQADKMADPESFKWDDEDSEQQAHFNQANDEDDDDDFDEDDYDVEVIYQR
- the rpmA gene encoding 50S ribosomal protein L27; this translates as MASKKGVGSTRNGRDSEAKRLGVKRFGGESVLAGSIIVRQRGTKFHAGSNVGIGKDHTLFALTEGKVKFEVKGEHNRRFVSIVSE
- the rplU gene encoding 50S ribosomal protein L21, encoding MYAVFQSGGKQHRVTEGQTLRLEKLDLETGATIEFTPLMIANGEEINIGAPLLEGSKVVAEVVNHGRGDKIKIVKFRRRKHSRNQMGHRQWFTEVKITSISA
- the ispB gene encoding octaprenyl diphosphate synthase, encoding MSLQQIQQLTATDMAAVNRHIFSQLNSDVALINQLGIYIVNSGGKRLRPLLAVLAARALGYQGEKHLSIAAIIEFIHTSTLLHDDVVDESTLRRGKQTANALFGNQASVLVGDFLYSRSFQMMVEINNMRVMHILADATNIIAEGEVLQLMNINDPDTTEQSYMQVIYCKTAKLFEAATQLAAVIAEQPEHIELSMQRYGMHLGTAFQLIDDVLDYQADAAELGKNLGDDLAEGKPTLPLIYALQHGTAEQQSLIKAAITEGNGLTHFTEIMTALNETKAFEYTRKVAEQEALKAQQALADIPDSEYKTALLALADIAVSRNH
- the mdh gene encoding malate dehydrogenase, which translates into the protein MKVAVLGAAGGIGQALSLLLKLDLPAGTDLALYDLAPVTPGVAVDLSHIPTAVTVTGYGKEDLNPALKDADIVMIPAGMPRKPGMDRSDLFNINAGVVKTLAEAIVEQCPKALVGIITNPVNTTVAIAADVFKKAGTYDPRRLFGVTTLDVIRAETFIGQLKGKNPTEVQVPVIGGHSGTTILPLLSQVAGVSFTDEEVSSLTHRIQNAGTEVVEAKAGGGSATLSMGQAAARFCLSLMKGLQGEEVTEYAYVEGEGEHARFFAQPLVLGKNGVEKLLPIGELSAFEQKAMNDMLPTLQGDITLGEDFVKNN
- the argR gene encoding transcriptional regulator ArgR, which translates into the protein MTKQAQQEALIRAFKAILKTEGYGSQSEIVEALKNDGFDNISQSKISRMLSKYGAVRIRNAKQEMVYTLPAELSVPTTQSPLRQLVLEIEHNDVMIIVRTSPGAAQLIARLLDSIGKAEGVLGTIAGDDTIFIAPQSVKNINFTLKNITELFEKV